The Capsicum annuum cultivar UCD-10X-F1 chromosome 3, UCD10Xv1.1, whole genome shotgun sequence genomic sequence taattttttaagacaGTGCCCAGCATGactcaaatataatatatatatatacactgttATATTATACTgttaatattatcaaaataatattttattcacaATTATATAGTAATATTAGTTTTCTTTATTCCCCAACACATGGAACTCCACATTATGGTAAAGGGATCTAGGTCAAATGTGAAATTACCAATGGTGGATTCAGTGTGCTAGCTATGTATTTAcggaaatttaataatttttgctcATATcctataattatattaaaatatttataactaAATATTTGATCGTAGATAAAGTTTTATTATATATTAGCTTAAGCCTTAAAGTTGGCATAAAAATTATAAACTTCAAATCTTGAATCTACTTTTAATAATTACtacatttaagaatatttttagtgatgaaATGACAATTGACGTGGACCATATAGTGGAAttactataaattcatatatggTCAACTTTAACTCTTAATTAATTTTAGATTGAGATATACGTAGTTGATTGAGTGAATCGTAATGGTAATTATCCTTGACTTTTTGACATTAGTGGATAATACTCTTACCGTCAACTTTTTGAAGATAAAAAAGAGGGTGAATTTAGACACATTATTAAAATGATTAGCTAGCTCCCAATAATCTTGTCTGCGTTTTGGTACATTTCCTCATTAACATTATCTAAAATTTATTTGCATTAAATGTTTATATTAAATTAACAGACGCTAGACATATATTAACATATAGATTTTCAatacttaattataattaattaattatagttttatttcattaaatcattttatcacaataaattaaattaatttgatataaatatttgatGCAAATAAATATTTAGCGGCATAGAACCACAAGTTGGATTTATAGTACTACtgtcttttaaatttttcatccGATATTCCATATTTATATTGTAGCCtaactaaatttgaatttttagagACGCCGCTCtcaattgaatttttttctttttttttttaaatctcaacCCTGAAATCTTAAATTAACATTAAAGAAATCTCAATCATCCCACTGCTAGGTTTTCACCCAATATCCATTTTGCAATTCTAGCAGTATCTCAAAAGATGGACCCATCTTAACCTTtaaaagggcagtccggtgcactaaagctaccgctatgagCGGTGTTTgggaaagggccccaccacaagggtatattgtacgcagtcttaccttgcatttctgtcagaggctgtttccaattaATTATTTAATCACTTTTTAACTAATTAATTAAGAGTCACGCATGCCATAATcacatatttgtattttatactaACTCTCCTCCAACTTTAGTCAAGAAATTATTTATGTTTGTCTCACCTATATTCAAATTAACCAACAGTTTGGACCCATCAACATATAATTAAATTCTTTTATTATGTTCTgtaatatatcattattataaataattttaaactcAATATTCCTGTCCAAGAAGTAATGTGTCTACTACTAATAGTGTCCAAACTTTAGCAAGCTAAACTTTATATTTTAAACTGCATATGTCCCCATAAAGATTTATAATCCAGGACAAAGCACGCTTACCATattctatacttgtattttatgctatttaattaatttttttattttttttgcctaaaaagtgaaaaaagcCTGTTCATAATTACTACTGAATTAGAATCTCCCAAATTACGAGAGAATATAGAAAAAAGATTTTGGACCTAGTGAGGAATGACAGACTTCTTCAATTATTATGTACCATGGGGTTTAACTCTTTTTGTATATATAGGAGCAGAGTTACAGTGAtggttataattttatttaatatgtataaataatttatttagaaatttAGTAAGCAAAAATTATATGGTCTGCATATATCCTATTCTTTTCAGACCTTATTACGTAGGAATACATTGGACATGTTGTTGCTGTACAAAgccaaaaaaaaagaagttataatacaaaatttataaaCTAAATTTTTTTGACTCAGATTAAATATTCGCACACTCTTTTCATCCTATTTTAAAGGTCATTTGATAGAACTGCACAAGGTATATTTTACTaagttctttattttcatttcttagGGAAAATGCTTCCATTAAAAATAGTAGTCTAATCACTTTTCATCCCCTTAATTTTAAtggtaaaaatgaaaaagataaacAAATTATCTTGATTTCGAAAACGATAAatattgtgaattatttttttggAACTAAAGAGACACTTAAAGTGGAACGGAAAGCAATAAGATtggaattcaaaaataaaatttgctcttgcataaatcaaattaaatgtttttcaaaaaataaagaacaaaaaaaaattaagttttgatgaaaaataaattacGCAATGTTTCCCAAAAaacattttcttaaaaaatcatcaaaaccAAGCGTGGCACTAGCTTGAGGCCAAGGGATTCACTCGGTGGAAAGTTATATTATTTCTGCatgattgaaattattttttttggatagaTATAGTAATTGTTGAACCCTCTTGGATTAGTTTTCGtgtttacttctttatattttaaaccccttaataaaaattctaactcTACTATAGATAAAAAAAACACAACTTTTTCCTCTTTCTTGAAATAGTTTTCCAAGAACTAAAACCGGAACTAATAAAATCCGACCACTtcagtaaacatcatcataattcgTCTGATATAGATATTAACATAATAATTCATCTTTGaccttaaataaaataattaaaaatacttgATATGATGGGATAATTAAAAATACTTGATATGATGGGATAAAATTTGATTACCATCCAATCTTAATCATaacagttttaatttttttttgtctcgaatattacaaatagtattctctattttattttacttggtttccgttttaatttatttgttcaaggaaaaattttagaaataacaactttgtagccttaattataacttttatagcaactgtttcataattacgaaaaatagcaaattgtatttgtatttaagtaaaatgttgctatataaatacatatacaaatatatatgtattactcataaatacatatacacaacttaaaaatacttattcttctattactatgaagtgggtaaaatattgttacttttgctataagttgtaattttgaaaaagtattgctatttattgtaattatagtcttaaggatgctagtttctgtaatttttcctttgttcaatttatgaaatcaacaaaaatttattatttttttaaatattatccttatcattaaatgactatgtaaaattttaataatcaaaattaaatttttaaaacataattaataaaattaatttaaataaaatacttccttaataaaaaaattcttaatgGGAGTGCCAAATTAACAGAAATTAAGTAATATGAAGCGAATGGAATAAAAAGAATCTAGCTTTcccttaaaattcaaaattctttaaCAAGGTGTGTTTATCATGTTTAATGGTcatcaaaaataacttttcactaatcaaagtatgaaaaataatttatttttttactttttaattgatGTAGGGAAAACAAGCGCCATAAGTAACGTTTCAAATTTATTGTTTCCTTTCCAACTCCACCATCCCGAAACCCTCACTTCCCATTTCCCATCCCGTAGTATTTTGCTATATTacatataattaatattattaaattttttttcctttttttaattataacaCTACAAAATCTTacttatttttcataaaagtAGTTTTCTTCCTACCAAACACGCTCTATTAAAGTCTTTTCGACTTGGTTAATATGGGGAATGCCTGGAAGGTGGACTTGTACCTAATAATCTTGACAATATGATATTAGTGTAATTGTACATTTTTCTCATGAAATGAACAAATTAAATCCAAAAGCAAAACAAAAGATTGTGAAAAGTCCAAACCTATTTACCTTTAGAAATAGGCACTTTTGACCTTGTACATATTAGGTTTAAAACGTCAAACAAGTCCAAATTAATCCTAATAACGTGTCTGCCACTGTCTAATTAATTGCCTTTTACATGTTATTAGTGGGAAGTTAAAGTTAAGCGCCCAATAGTCAATTTGTTGTCTTATAAGTTGATCTACACCGTTATAAATTAGGTGTTCGATCGAATCAGTAGCTTTGATTGGAATTTTGTAGTTATATTAAGAAATTCACTTAATATGCATAAATCATCACTTTTATGTCTTATACGTAGTAAAAAGCTTATAAACTTAAAAATCCTGTCATTCTGAataataaaagaaagtgaaatctcGTATTTGAAGGTTGAATTTCATATTCAAAAAAACCTCGTAATCATAAATGAAATTGTAgtcatcttttctttttctttatcctcTTAGTGTTTATGTTCTTCGTGTTCTCATATTCGAGCCAGACTCTTCTTCAGTAGCCTTGCTTTGTTAGCTTCTTATAGTTAGCAGTGCTAATTTGTTGCTTAATATATTGACCTGGACTATGAGGTTTGAACAAGTAATGAtctaaaataattcttgaattctaacaaaaaaattattattactatgaTTCATAGtataaatgcaaggtaagactgcgtacaatataTTCTTAATTCTTATGATAGGGCTCTTCCTCAGATTCTGTGCATAGTGGGAACTTTAGTACACCAACtgtccataatataatataattttttaatgaatgAGATTCAATAATCGCACGATTTTCAGTTACTAACTTTCCTATGACATCTAAGGTCTTGTTATTTCGATCCCAACACAACAAACATCATGGCATGTTTTTGTTTCTCACTTAGGTCTGCCACTAATGAAAGCAGCCCATTGAATGTATAATTAGATTAGTAAGAAAGTTTCATAGCACAATATTATCTATCTAGTACGTTCGAGTTACCCAACAAAATAATAGATTAAAAGATACATTTAACTCTTAAATAACTTTGTGCTATGTCTTGTCATAACCAATCTTTTAGATGGCAAGACAAATTTGGAAGAATGCAATTAGAAATTGCAAACTTTCTAGATGTCATTCACACCACCTttatttccttcaccttttaTCATTAACTAGTCATGAGAATGCCCTTATGAACAAGTAACTAATAGAGtttaaaaaagtttctttttACTTTATGTGTTTGTATTTTGTAACATTTGtgagttttacttttcttttcttagtgcTGTTTAAAGGACACCTTTTTCCCCCTTTGTATCTTTTTACTACTAACTCCCTTTAATTAGACTATCCAATGACCGTccaattaatttttgtttttccacTTATAAGAAATTAGTCCTTAATTAATAAGTAATGGAGCCAAATTATATATGTGCAATGTCGTTGTCTTTTCCTTTTGAGGAATGGGTATATATGACATGGTGGATTCGAAGGCTTTATACTCCCTCTGTTCAATTTTACTTGTCACAATTTGATTTGGcacattcattaagaaaaataattaataacatgaatattttatcattatacctttattaaatgatgtttacattgtaTGTTAAacttaatttggagaaaaaacaattaatactacggataaaagagcaaaaaaagaaattatcttttcttgatatgtcaaaaacgataagtaaaagtagaaatacaattagaaaatttgtgacaagtaaaagtgaactgAGAGAGTATATGAATTATGATTGAGAGGATAATGTGGCACAATTTTTGAGGTAATCGAATGCATATACTATTAGAAATCAAAATTAGAAGcctattctttttgttatgaatttttcttattttatttttttggttatccACCCGGCGTTTGATGTCCGTATTGAAGCCTCGACTAATTCGAATGGCAAATTACTTGTTTAGGACGATGCAATTAAGGATATGAAAATTTTGTTCTAAGAATTAAGGCATGTAGCTTaggaaatattttaatttgtctaTTTAACATTTGTCAGTGTACcccccaaaaataaataaagtgaacTTTTATAACATGTCTGTTAATTACCATTTAGCATTACCCTTATCATAAAAATACTTAGTAATTACCTTATAAACAATTTGATTGTCCAAATCTTTTTAATGCATAGAactaaaacatttttttttttcaacaaaggGTCCTGTGGAAAGTATAATTTTGAAcattaaaaagaaataagaaaaagtttctgCTTTCTACCTACTACAATGATTCTTGAGTattctccaaattaaaataatcTGGTATGTATCGTGCACAAAAATAATCTATGTAATTAGAAATTCTTTGGATATTGAGAGgacaaaaatatgaattttcaaATTGCTCAAAGATTGGATAgagatttttcataaatatttttgaaggGAATGAAATGAAATCTTTGAATGGAGATTGATGTGATGCATTCATTGAATTAAAAATGTTATGGGACATAGTATCAAGTAGTACACATATTGTGGGTTTGGCTTAGAAACAAAAGGTCATACACCATGTTTGGTGGAGAAATATGAACCTTGTGAATATATTCATGAGTTGGTTGATTCATTAGGtatattttgactattttgtCTCTCCTTTTTGGCCACCATTAGTCTATGATGTGATACCAAACTCATTTGCCTAACTATATGATCTCAATATTCTTGGTTTCTTTTGGTTCCCGTTCGGTGTTTGTATCCGtattggagtccgactaatttGAATTCGCGCCGGATAAGGCCTCACTCGGAGATTGCTCCCTATCGAGGGTTTTTTCATACACAAAGCTCGAATCTGAGACTTCCGATTAAGGAAGAAGCAACCCTATCCATTACACTACATCTAATATTCTTGATTTCATGATGCTAAACTATTatgttctttttcaaaaataaaaataaaaaattctactaTTCAATTTGAATGCTTTCTCATGTCACACATATTACAAATTGCATTTGATTCCAAATATTTAATgtgttaaaaaataaagaaaatttatatTACGAACTTTTGTTATAATCAGATAAGAGAAATAGGGAATGTGTAGAAATCTTAAAAGACAAATAATATGATCTATAATATCATGCTTTGGCAGATTAAATGGCAATAAAAACTtagaatatatttttcatttttcacgaTAAGAGAGAGGAGGTGGAGATGTGTTTGAGATTATAATTCACGCAGAGACGAACCTAAGATTTGAAAGAAGCGAAGGCATTACTAACCATTTAAAAAAGTTTAGTTATTGTGTAATCAGATGCCtaatcaaacatatatattcatcCTTTAAAATaaatactctctccgtcccaTGTTAACTGATcatcttattaaaaatatatcTCAAATTATTTGATCACTCattaaatcaagataaaattaattaaatttttttcgtTTACCCCCTACAATTGATATACTCTTTGAACGTCCCAATAATATCTAATTATCTATTCATATGCCCTATGGATATTTTTTATAACTTATCTTTATGTTTATTAATATGAACAAAGGATATAACCGGAAACTTAATCattctatttatgatttcttaaacACTATAATAAAGGGGAAAGTACTCATATGTATAGGTCCTTTTCTGTTCACACCAAGACTTGTAAAACACAATGAAATAAAGATAACTACAATTTGGTAATTgaagatttaattttttgtaaagaCTTACATATATAGGAAAATCATTAATATCTTTCTATTATGCAAAACTAATTGTGATAATTCACCAACTAGTCAAAGATCTTTCTTGGTTTTGAATTCAATGTGTGTCAGATTCTATAATTACTAGCAATTTCTCCACAAAAATAATGTAAACTACCAAGACTACAACAGTCAGTCAACACCACTACAATATAGTTGATATTCTCTGCGTACATAATCTAACAAAATCAGAACTCTACAAAACTAATACATGctaatgaatttatttccaaggaAAAATCATGAAGATACTGCCCCTTTTtattaaggtaaaaaaaaaaaaggagtttaaCTTCTATAACCcagtgtaaaatatttttttatttttgagtaatAATcagtataaaataatttttacgaTTACATGTAATTATTCATAACGAGTGAAATTAGCAATAACCTGAAAATGAAATCGGTAAATTATGTGATACAATAGTTCAAAAATACCGATAACATGAAATTCTTTACATTCTCAAATTATAGATGTATATGTAGCATTTAATCTCTATGGATTCAACATTTAAGAAGCTTATTATTGAATCCGTCatatttgaaattatgaatacaaACTTACtatttggggtgggggtgggggttaaTGTAGGATAACAATCATACTAACCCACTAAAAACAACCCAGCTTCCTTAAAAGACATGAGTTCTACTACTTTTTGTTCTATAATGACCACATAACAATTATTTTATTGTCCCTTtcaatttatataatatagttagaattttaaaagttaaaatgaagaaaaatttgaTTGTAATTTATTTGTATACTCTTTAAATATTCTAatgtttaattattatgatttataataagtACTTTCGtagtttataaatatataaattatattttcaaaaatgttAAATATAATATGTTCAAATtcataatatatcaaaatgaaGAAGTTTGATTTTCTCGAAATCGGAAGAATAATAAAATGTGTCCGCCAGCCCCGCATGACTCAAATTACTATAAAATACCCACACTGATCCATTCCTCAGACTACTATAAACCACACtgaattaaattattttcctttttatctcatctcttatattatattatttttttatatatatatatatatatatatatatatatattcctttcCCCTCTTTACATTCAAAGCAACaaaacagattaaaaaaaaaaaattacaacgcGTAATAGCTTACTGATCGAGTGCTCTTtgcaaagaaattaaaaaatatgggGGGAAAACTCTGTGGTTCTTTCCGTAGAGTTGCAAAATCATTGAACAAAATGGAGATGAAAGTAAATGGAGCAATTTCAAAGAGCAGAATTGGAAAATTCTTCAAATTGGAAGCTAGAAAAAGCTCTTTTACTAAAGAGTTTCGTGCTGGTACGGCGACGTTTCTTACGATGGCTTACATTATTACTGTCAATGCAAGCATTCTGTCAGATTCCGGGGGAACTTGCACAGTCAGAGACTGTACTTTCCCCCGGAATCAAACGAGTGTTAGTCCAGATTGCATGTTCAAACAAAACGAAGGTTATGAAAATTGTGTTACTAAAATGAAGAGTGATTTTATTGTTGGTACTGCATTGGCTTCTATGATTGGTTCATTTGCTATGGGCTTATTGGCGAATCTTCCTTTGGGTTTGGCTCCAGGTATGGGCCCAAATGCTTATTTAGCTTATAATTTAGTGGGCTTTCATGGTTCGGGAAATATGTCCTATCAAACTGTTATGGCGATTTTCTTCGTAGAAGGTTGTGCTTTTTTCGCTATAGCTGTTTTTGGGCTTCGTGGGAGGATAGCCCGGTTTATTCCTCAGCCGGTAAGGTTGGCTTGCGCGGCTGGTATTGGGCTTTTTATTGCATTTGTGGGCTTACAAGCCCATCAAGGTGTGGGCTTAGTTGGCGCTGATACATCCACCTTGGTCACCCTTACTGCTTGCTCCAGTACAAATCCGGTGACCGGAGAATGTACTGGAGGGAAGATGCATAGCCCAACTTTTTGGTTAAGTTCAGTTGGGTTTATAATAATGTGTTATGGACTAATGAAAGAGATTAAAGGGAGTATGATATATGGTATACTCTTTGTGACATTGATATCATGGATTAGGAATACTGCTGTTACAATTTTTCCTAATACCCCAGCTGGTAATTCAAGCTATGAGTACTTCAAAAAAGTGGTGGATTTTCATAAAATTGAGTCAACAGCTGGAGTACTAAGTTTTAGTCATTTTAATAATGGTGAAGTGTGGGTAGCTTTATTAACATTGTTATACATAGATGTTCTAGCTACAACAGGTACATTGTATACAATGGCTGAAATTGGGGGATTCGTGAATGAAGAAGGAGAATTCGAAGGAGAATATGTAGCATATATGGTTGATGCAGGATCAACAATTGTTGCATCAACTCTAGGAGTATCACCTGTGGCTACATTTGTAGAATCATCAGCAGGGATAAGAGAAGGTGGCAAGACAGGAATAACGGCGATAGTCGTTGGGTTTTATTTCCTGCTGTCTTTGTTTTTCACACCTTTGATTGCTAGTGTGCCACCATGGGCTATAGGTCCATCATTAGTTATGGTTGGGGTGTTGATGATGAAAGTTGTCAAGGATATTGATTGGGAAAATGTTAAGCATGCAGTACCAGCATTTGTGACTATGGTGCTAATGCCTCTGACGTACTCAATTGCCAATGGTATTATTGGTGGAATTGGGGTGTATATTGCTCTAAGTTTGTATGATAGCATGGAGTGTTGGGCTAAGTGGTtgatgaaaatgagaaaaatggttGTGAAGGAGCAAAATCAGGTGTCAGCCACTGCAGATCAGAGCATTGAAGTTGTTTAGCATTTTGATCATTCATTTATGCTATTAGTTCATTTGGGTTGGAAGTAGTTTTTCATTTTAGTTTCATGTAGTGACAGTAGATGCACAAGCCACCGTGAAAGGGAAGGTGTGAGAGATGGACCTTTCAAGGGCGTTTGTACATTTTTTGGTCTCTGGTATTTAGATATAATGGTGCTTTTTCTTATCGTTGAGAAATGTCCAAATACCATGTTTCTATTATTTCACCTTAATCCTTACAAGCAATTCATGCTTCCTTTAAATTGGTCCTCAGAAAACCAAGTTAACAAACATGTAACTAGACTCAAAAATGATAGTCACAATATTGCATACAGATTCAAAACGATAGTACAAAATGTATGACCCAACAAGGCAACAGCTAAATGATGTTCAAAAACCATTAATGAGAAACTGGCATAGCTACCGTTATGTTTCATTCCCCTCGTAACTGCGTAGTTCTTTGGC encodes the following:
- the LOC107862655 gene encoding adenine/guanine permease AZG2; this encodes MGGKLCGSFRRVAKSLNKMEMKVNGAISKSRIGKFFKLEARKSSFTKEFRAGTATFLTMAYIITVNASILSDSGGTCTVRDCTFPRNQTSVSPDCMFKQNEGYENCVTKMKSDFIVGTALASMIGSFAMGLLANLPLGLAPGMGPNAYLAYNLVGFHGSGNMSYQTVMAIFFVEGCAFFAIAVFGLRGRIARFIPQPVRLACAAGIGLFIAFVGLQAHQGVGLVGADTSTLVTLTACSSTNPVTGECTGGKMHSPTFWLSSVGFIIMCYGLMKEIKGSMIYGILFVTLISWIRNTAVTIFPNTPAGNSSYEYFKKVVDFHKIESTAGVLSFSHFNNGEVWVALLTLLYIDVLATTGTLYTMAEIGGFVNEEGEFEGEYVAYMVDAGSTIVASTLGVSPVATFVESSAGIREGGKTGITAIVVGFYFLLSLFFTPLIASVPPWAIGPSLVMVGVLMMKVVKDIDWENVKHAVPAFVTMVLMPLTYSIANGIIGGIGVYIALSLYDSMECWAKWLMKMRKMVVKEQNQVSATADQSIEVV